In Apis mellifera strain DH4 linkage group LG10, Amel_HAv3.1, whole genome shotgun sequence, the genomic window ttcacagTATGTAATAGTAAATATACATACGGCAAAAtgttagatatttataatcaagatATAATAACcagaataaaatgtaatgagAATGTCAGCAATTTTTAAGTCCATGTTTTTGAATATACCTTTCCCTAGCTTCTCTTATCATTTTAGCTTTTCTTTCCTGAAAGGAAGAAGATCCTAAATTACTGTTATCTTTAACTGTGCTTTTTTGCAATTGATTTAATGGTGCTGATCGCATAATAGTTTGAGATGAATCTGGAGTATAAGTAACTATGCCATCCAATATATTGGCAATTGTAATATCAACATTGCGTGTTttcactaaaataaatattaataaattaaaatattgaagattaaatgttatcaatataatatatgaatgaataattatttacatacaaaGATCTTTTAAAATCACATTATGAGGGACTAATGGAAGCACTTCACTGACTTGTCGAACCATTCTTTGTATTTCAATACTATGTATAACTTGTGAATTTGGAGAATTTCTATCAAATCTTCTACTTTGTGTTCTTTCCAGAATATAGCGcttttcaaattctattttatctgaTACAGTATGAGAACTTGTTTGAAGTCCAAGACTAGttgctatatctttttctaCTTCTCGTACTAATACTTCACAATCTGGATTTTGCTTGATTTTCAGGTACTTAAATGTGAAGACTGTATAAGGAACAAACATAAACCAAAATACATCTATCCACCATCTAGATGTTAATGAAGTAAGATGGATGGATGTAAATTCTGGTCTCCATGCTTTAATTGCAACTGGTTGAACAGATGCTTTTATAGTAAATGgccaagaattaaattttaacaaagctACACGACTATTGGTTATACCAAATTCAGGTTGAATTGCAATGCTGCAATTtgatatagaaagaaattgtttcataTTGGCAATTAGAGCTTCTTTGCTACTCATATCCATCACTTGTAAACCTAGTGCATTATTCATGGCAGTAGGTATCTCCCACATAGTAGGAGTTAATGCTTGTGTAGCTTTATACAAAGCAAAATGATCCAAGACAGAAAcattattactaattataattcttgattGTTTATCTTTTACTTCACCTTCAGGAATCTTCACCAAGATACCAAAGGCAAAACTAAATCCATGACTTAAGAATGTTCGAAGAATATTGCAATCAGGTAATAATATTGCAACAAGCCAAAGTTGTAAAGCAATTAATAACCGTAGTAATACAAGTAAAATACCCACTggagtatataaaaatataaatattagccGCCAACCACTGGGAAatctaaataatacatttaattttaatattataatgatatttaaattaatattattattaatgataatatttaattatatttgaaaaaaacaaaatttataagtatacataaaaaatatttcaattaataataattattatttgtattatataattattattataatacattaatttattataaatataatttataaatatcaattttaaatatcttttaatatctatgttattatgaaataatatataattatattcttatgcaACATAATGTTatgtataaatcaatttatgatataGTTTATaagataacattatatttttgtattaattatgatattaattaagatattacatggaaattgtatttttcaatttcaagatattaagtttaaaataatatttaaaataaaatatttaaaatttttaaagaggaaccatatgttaattataaaaaataaattattcaaaaatttttaaatttcaatattattattaaaaattaaattatatttattgttaaaaaaaattatgaaatgctataattattcataaaacaatatttaaatttattgtttacaaATGATTACTTTACCtgcttttatcaaataaatcctGAATATCAATTTGTGACATTTCTTACAATAAACATCtgttaagttaaaaaattcacgCTTGACAATTGTGTGTTcactgaaataattatattgaaacttGACAATGACACGACTGATATTTGACCTTTTTTAACCTACTTTTCAGTCGCTTTTCAATTAATAcgaattttcgttttcatCAGTTTCTGTAATCAGCTGTTTTGACATAATGTTCTagggatttttatttcaaattaaagtacaattttcaattacgaaaatcatatataatgtttttattttatatgatctttattatatactttataatgtagctaattataaatatctaaaattgattttgattgtttaaatgtgaaatggaaaaatattgaatatagatacacactatttaaaaataataaatatttaataatagttaaaatgatttgattatcgaaatttgattaaaattgcatctttttaaatatttcatatttttaaaagaaatatatttttattttatactctatttttatattactgtttgtaatatatttgattagtaaaaaatattttgagtactaaatatattagatatatgtaatatttttttttatttattttatattaaataatagaataaatagaattaaattataaatgcaataatgatataatattatacattaataagtttaagaataaaaataaaaaattactattaatttaacaatggGAAGTAATGTAATCACGTGATTCGTTAGTTATAGTAGTAAAGATCAGTGATCGTGTACgggataaattttcttcgtaatttgtaaaattattaaaattaaattattaattaattaattaaagttattaaaaaaatatttttgttctaaaacatcaattgaaaatattaattatttttattgcataaataactaagaataaaaacataaaattccaTGAACGTATATTATTGAACGTAGATAtacataattgttaattttaggcagtgtatataaattactcATACAACAtcacgatattaattataaatacttattaattgaattacatcattttataattatatatgttacttatacatattattgtgTGAAAATCAAATCTGATCTTCTGTAATTTTTTGTGAGACAATCAAAAAAGTtatgaatgtaaaaattgaagatatttttttcattataatcaatttatttgatgaaaatatatgagtggaatttatttgtttattaatattataacaggATAGAATTAATCGACAAATTAATTGACATCTATCCACAAAAATTcctatgttataaaaaaattatactaaaatAATGAGATTTTGTACATGGATATTGTTTCATCAtaaaatcgttaattttacgaatattgatgatgtatatatataatattattaaaaattaatgagaaaatatgtataaattcaaatccataaatatacataagaaattgaatatttgttggtttcttattaaagaaatatttaatatattgataaggTTAGAAAACAGATATCAATCATGAAGAATCCTATATCTAACcatttaaatggaaataatcATCATTCTATTTCATCGCAAAATGTATCTCCATGTATTGTGTCTCGTTATGGAAATATGTCTAATAATTATCAAGTATTAAAAGTTGCTGGACGAGATTCTAATTGCTATATTGCAAATAACATTGTTCCAAAAATTGGTAAACAACAATTAGTATCATTGAATGGAAGTTCTATATCCTGCAATAGTGTGAATATCAATGAAGCTTTGGCATGTGATGTAGCTTCAATACCTGCTGTAAAAACTAAAGCATTATGTGTCCatattcgagaaaataaatgGTATGATGCTGGCAATGTAGTATCTGTAGGTGTTGCTGGAACTAGTTTAAATCATGCATTGGAAAGTATGTCTTTAGCTTATAATCCCActacaaaacaaatatattctttggAAGAATCTAATGAATCACAATTGGATTATAAATCTCAATATTTAGATTCTTCTTGTGATTATAAAGAAGATTCTTTAAATGATAACTTTAAAGTTGATGAAGATAAATACATAAGATTGGAAAGTGGTAGTGCAAACAGTAGTCCAAGAAATAGTTTGCCACGTTCTTGTAGTAGTACAGTGTCTTCCCTTAGTGAAGTTTCTCCTTCTGGAAGTTTTTTAGGTTCTGATGATCAACAAGTTATAGAAAGGACTGAGAAATCTAAGCGTTGGGGATTAAAtactcttttttcaaaaaatgtattttcatggaaaaataaagattctcAACAATCTACACCTACTAGTAGTCCATCAAGAAACATAGATAAAATAGGCGGAAGTTTAGCTTTAATTCAACAACCAAGACCTGCTAATCTACCAGCTAAAAATGCAATTGAAGAGGAACGTCATCGTAAACAATATAGTGCTATTTTAGAAGCAGCAAGAAAACGCGAAttacgagaagaaaaagaacgtaAGCATCAAAGAGAATTGCAacttaaagaagaagaaagattagCAGAAGATTCTCATACTTGGAATGTAcatattctttctaaatttgaaaatgttaaaaatacaaaaaaagtaCGTGAATTGTGGTGGCGTGGTCTTCCACCTAGTGTCCGTGGTAAAGTGTGGAAATTAgcaattccaaataatttaaatataacaacacatctttataatatatgtttggAAAGAGCAATATCAAGTCCTATAAGTGAAACATTAGCTGCAATTAAATTAGATGTATTTCGTACTTTTCCTACTTTATGTGTCTTTCAAGAAGGTGGACCACTATCTAATAGTCTTCAAGGTATTTTAGCAGCGTATGCTGTTTATAGACCTGATGTAGGTTATGTACAAGGTATGAGTTTTGTGGGAGcagtattatcattaaatatggAAGCTCCAGATGCCTTTACTTGCTTTGCTAATTTATTGAATCATCCTTGTCATAGAGCTGCTTTTACATTAAACCAGAAACAaatggatatttattataaagtatattctAGTGCACTTGCACATAAAttaccaaaaattttttctcattttacaGTAGCTGGTCTTAGtccagatttatatttattagattggtTGTATACTATATATGCTAAGGCAATGCCTCTGGATGTGGCATGTAGAATCTGGGATGTTTTTCTTAGAGATGGAGATGAGTTTCTTTTTAGAACAGCACTTGGTGTATTACATCTATatcaagaagaattattaaaaatggattttgTGCATGGAGCACAATTTCTTACAAGGTTGCCAGAAACTTTACAAGCAGAAGCTTTATTCAACAGTATTAGTCAAATGTCTACAACTGTTGGAACAACAACGTTCCAACAAATGTTAgttcaattttcttcattataattttgtgaatTATGATGAAGaatgtagaaaaataatgcaaaaaagtaaaaagaaaagaacgaatCTCAAGtactatttttgttattatcatttataaaagatattttctcatacaatttaaaaaaaaaatttaaatattatttatataaattttaaagattgaagatttatataaattcataataattttacaacttATTctgctttttaaaataaacattttgtttttttaaatgaatattaaaaatctgcctaaaaaaaaaactcaataaataattgaaatttttgagataattttattttttcatctgtatatagaaaagaatattaaaaaaaattaatttgtattaaattttactatataaattacataatgcTGTTAATTTGACAAATGAAAGATGTATTGTtctgtatatttaaaacaaaaaaagcaaGAGCTTCCCATAAAATTATggacatattttaataatttatgtaacaaACAAGGCATATATTCTGCtacattttatctttaatgagaatgaagaaataaaagaaagatataattggataaaatttgataaacaaatatatatatatatatatatataatttttaaatataatatatatatttattatattttatatttaaaaattaagatatgtaatttttgaagtactttttataaaagttaataaagaataaaattattaatatgtatattattaaatttaactcatttttttatatttataaaatttttatttcattcaaaaattaaatttatatatttttgatttttttaaaataattgcaatctaaaaatattgtcgtaatttcattattgaatatacTTTACAAATAGTGATTTACAAATAGAcattcatgaaaatatattataatttgttgttgtaatatattttaacatattttgagATATCTTTTTACTATCTTAACTGCaatgtatctaaaaaaaaaaaatactctgAATAAAAATGCTCTATatgcttaaatatatttatcagtcaaattctcatattattataaataagtaaaattttatttgaaaatatccaaatatttattagattaataataaatacattaaagaaaatatgacataaaatatataaaataaataatatcatgtgCCACATTATagcatatatattcaaaaaaaatacagtTAATTTCAACatctttgatttaaaaaatgattagtgcaaatagaatcattaaaaaaaaaataattaaaatattttttgaaaaatatatgatttcatttataattatattaataaacatttaacaatatttatgtattttcaatataaaacatttattttttattatatgtgaaataatttcaatttaattaataataattacttaaatgattatgattttgaagaaatttaatttttttatgatataaattatgtgatgaattcaaaaatctctaaaagtaaataatattaaatctctagaaatatctaatttactaatgaattaaataatataaaattatgttaaagctttattattatgttatttacttataaatacttataaataatatttcaaaaattaattatgaagataaataatatctatttactatattattttatttgcaatatttttttattatttgtcattataacaaattatattttatctatttatatatctgtaaaaattaataatataacaatattttaaagattattttatatatatgcacaaaaaatagaatatttaagaatgataaattacaaaaaatatttaaaaattacaatattaatatcgattattatcaaatgatatgaatattcataaatttcttttgccATTAATTggtgtattttatttgttttatttgttaaattcttatataaaaatatatataaaataaatgtcctTTGAATGGTTTTTAACCATAAAaggaatatattcaaatttaagaaattataatttttctaattattaagctttattataaacatatttttttacaatttagatATTGTAAGCTTATTGTATGTGCttgttgtataatatttatttcattaaatattcaaaaaataattttcatatttgttataatctttataaactaataataatttgaaaacaatatacaaaatattatatagttaatatcagtgttgaatattatacataaaaatattttcaaatacaagCACATTGCAATAATTTTGCTTATAACATGGCTTAATGCTTTAATATATGCTCTAATTATCTTatctaatatacataataaatttaaataaatatacatataaaatatataatagttaataataatataaaatataaaattatatttgaatttgatattcttttttttttttttttttttttaagaaaattttaataaacaatataaagaatagtggagaattaaatatacgaaCTCGGAATCTCTTAGAAAAACGtgataatctaatttttaattgacaaTACTCTTATTCCATCCactattcgaattaattgatTACTCAACAATTTAGCCTTTTTCCTAAtagatatttacattaataaatacaattgtaaataaatataaattattcttcaagaataatatgaaattaatacttatgaaattatataataaatgtatgaaatgtatgaaattatagatgaaaatatttatatttgctttttatCTCTATGTATAGAAATATGTTCGCATATTTACGttcatataattgataaattttattattgaaatataataacaaaaaaaataacattattattaaaatatataggacACTAtagtaagaaatatttaattttaattattttttattagaaattatgatttaatattgattttactcaaattttattttttctgacATCAATGccatatattaatactttaaaatctattattaatattaattttataatatatgttaaatatatgtagaatatattctatatatattaatgtatttgtaatttttcacaatcttgtcttacatttttttttcttattcataaattaacatataatacaACATATAAGTgcgtatttctatttctataaaaacatttaatgatGTGCCAACCATTTAGTGgttgtattaataaagaacaaaagaatatgtatatgttgtattataatctatacttttttttaattattatgatcatAATTATCAAGCtatagaatctttttttagaattttatttctttatattatatttcttaatcacatgttctataattatagaatgaaataattaaattagctTAAAAAAATTGGTTATATgtgtattgtatataaatgtgtTGTAAGCTTGTATGAATTATATTGAGATAATGTAAGGAAATCTACAAATGTTATGTAAATATCATAACTTTGTTATGTAATATCATAAACTTTTATGAAGAatcataaaatctttaatgtgtcacatattatatttatcttaataacattaaaaatgaaattattagaaagtaTCATTTGTGTGCaattttagtataatatatcagtattaaaaataattcaacgaaataaatgattcgatgttttatcgaatatttaaaaaaattatgtctctgatattatataattaaattttgttaaattagataaatgttgaaatatattaaaaatcgacatatgattattatatttatacgaaagAGAATATCCTTATACTTAACATATCTTATGCTCtcgatttcattatttaacaaaaattaatattaaaatgcctAATAagtgataaatgataaagaagaattttctgaGTGCAAAATTTGATATGCGAATGAACGAATAATTATGTATGATCTATATGCGACAATTCTGTGTTCCTTGTCGTTAGTGCCTCTCGATAGAGGAActcattgtatattttttacgcATTTTATCGTGTACCTTTACCTTAAGTGCGATatcctaatatatattttgtaaaaaattgaactCAGTATTTATTTTGTGAATTGTGCACatcaataatgatataaaattataattataattagtgGTATCAACATATTAAAGAACTGtcatgaaatttttactcAGAAGTGCGCATAGCGAAACTTTTGTGGGAATTTAATATTCccaaaaatgaacaaattacatattttcaaattttccttgAATTTTCATACTCATATCTCTTCGAATATATCTAGTattaatattacgaaaaatattttgtatataagagCGTGCTTGCtttgaaacttaaaaataagaaataaaacttaattctatttattgcaATGATgtaacaacaatttttataatggacaacatgtgaaattatataaatgtgcgTGTATGTTATTATACTCTAAATGATACCAGCGACATATGGATCATTTTTGTTTGcatacgaataaaattacattttaaaatacaattttacaattcatcatttatcatttctttattcttttttatcataatatgtatattattcatgattataaatttattgatgaatAGAGATTTTGCTATCTttgtagatattattttaatattggcaatattttatataatataaaattataagaaaattataatttcgacgaacaaaacatttaaaaaaaactttattcaatatcttatcaataatatttttcattttatattaactaaatgtaattcagaattttatattttctattatatttttaatctcatttaattttaatgctaataattctttttttttgttaatgttgagaatctattaaatataataaaaaaattttcaaaaatacagaACGAcagaaatttgtattaaataataggtctaactttttttatatattttgtaattaatagatctttaatgttttatgatattttaatgaaatatttatcttgttatacgtattatcaattttaaaaattagtaccgccaatttgaaaagaatgcGAATCGAAAAGTTTTCTAAATTATCTAATAGATGGCAATAGTTGTACGGTACGGTCGCACGAATCAGTCGCCATTGTGCACGGATATTTGTTGGTAGTGttcagtttttaatttttattgtgttttaataaattgtgattaataaatgatagttaattaaaaaagaatcgctTATTAACTGCTTTTTCATGTAAGTGTtcgaatatgatataaataagaattttctgattgatatttataatataaatttgtatttaaacatttatgtaTTGCATTGcgtcatttcaatttcattgttcaaaaaaactttattcaatatctcatgaataatattttttattagatttatatattaacttgAGAATCTAGTAAATATactaagaaaattttcaaaaatttacaaatttacaaatttgcattaaataataggtctaactttttttatatattttgtaattaatagatctttaatgttttatgatattttaatgaaatatttatcttgttgcacgtattattaattttaaaaattagtaccgccaatttgaaaagaatgcgaatcgaaaagttttttaaattatctaatagaTGGCAGCAGTTGTACTGTACGGTCGCACGAATCAGTCGCCATTGTGCACGGATATTTGTTGGTAGTGttcagtttttaatttttattgtgttttaataaattgtggttaataaatgatagttaattaaaaaagaatcgctTATTAACTGCTTTTTCATGTAAGTGTtcgaatatgatataaataacaattttctgattgatatttataatataaatttgtatttaaacatttatgtaTTGCAATGCGTCattacaaatttcattattcaaaaaaactttattcaatatctcatgaatatttttttttttattaaatttgaatattaacttgagaatctattaaatatactaaaaaaattttcaaaaatttacaaatttgtattaaataataggtctaacttttttttatatattttgtaattaatagatctttaatgttttatgatattttaatgaaatatttatcttgttgcatgtattattaattttaaaaattagtatcgccaatttgaaaagaatgcgaatcgaaaagttttttaaattatctaatagaTGGCAGCAGTTGTACTGTACGGTCGCGCGAATCAGTCGCCATTGTGCACGGATATTTGCTGGTAgtgttcattttttaatttttattgtgttttaataaattgtggttaataaatgatagttaattaaaaaagaatcgctTATTAACTGCTTTTTCATATAAGTGTtcgaatatgatataaataacaattttctgattgatatttataatataaatttgtatttaaacatttatgtaTTGCATTGcgtcatttcaatttcattattcaaaaaaactttattcaatatctcatgaataatattttttattaaatttatatattaacttgAGAATCTACTAATTATactaagaaaattttgaaaaatttacaaatttacaaatttgcattaaataataggtctaactttttttatatattttgtaattaatagatctttaatgttttatgatattttaatgaaatatttatcttgttgcacgtattattaattttaaaaattagtaccgccaatttgaaaagaatacgaatcgaaa contains:
- the LOC409427 gene encoding ancient ubiquitous protein 1 isoform X1, with amino-acid sequence MSQIDIQDLFDKSRFPSGWRLIFIFLYTPVGILLVLLRLLIALQLWLVAILLPDCNILRTFLSHGFSFAFGILVKIPEGEVKDKQSRIIISNNVSVLDHFALYKATQALTPTMWEIPTAMNNALGLQVMDMSSKEALIANMKQFLSISNCSIAIQPEFGITNSRVALLKFNSWPFTIKASVQPVAIKAWRPEFTSIHLTSLTSRWWIDVFWFMFVPYTVFTFKYLKIKQNPDCEVLVREVEKDIATSLGLQTSSHTVSDKIEFEKRYILERTQSRRFDRNSPNSQVIHSIEIQRMVRQVSEVLPLVPHNVILKDLLKTRNVDITIANILDGIVTYTPDSSQTIMRSAPLNQLQKSTVKDNSNLGSSSFQERKAKMIREARERYIQKHGLKNC
- the LOC412306 gene encoding TBC1 domain family member 14 → MKNPISNHLNGNNHHSISSQNVSPCIVSRYGNMSNNYQVLKVAGRDSNCYIANNIVPKIGKQQLVSLNGSSISCNSVNINEALACDVASIPAVKTKALCVHIRENKWYDAGNVVSVGVAGTSLNHALESMSLAYNPTTKQIYSLEESNESQLDYKSQYLDSSCDYKEDSLNDNFKVDEDKYIRLESGSANSSPRNSLPRSCSSTVSSLSEVSPSGSFLGSDDQQVIERTEKSKRWGLNTLFSKNVFSWKNKDSQQSTPTSSPSRNIDKIGGSLALIQQPRPANLPAKNAIEEERHRKQYSAILEAARKRELREEKERKHQRELQLKEEERLAEDSHTWNVHILSKFENVKNTKKVRELWWRGLPPSVRGKVWKLAIPNNLNITTHLYNICLERAISSPISETLAAIKLDVFRTFPTLCVFQEGGPLSNSLQGILAAYAVYRPDVGYVQGMSFVGAVLSLNMEAPDAFTCFANLLNHPCHRAAFTLNQKQMDIYYKVYSSALAHKLPKIFSHFTVAGLSPDLYLLDWLYTIYAKAMPLDVACRIWDVFLRDGDEFLFRTALGVLHLYQEELLKMDFVHGAQFLTRLPETLQAEALFNSISQMSTTVGTTTFQQMLVQFSSL